The genomic segment GACTCAGGGCTCGATCTTTGCTTTATTTGAAGTGGCTCGATTTGCAAAAAACTATTAACGTGTAAAACTCTTGAAATCACGATTGGTTCAAATAAATTGATGATATGTGAGTTCCCTTGGAGCCAACTATCAAAGCAAACCTGGTCGATCTTCTTCCGGTGTTACTTAAGGTCTCCCCACCACACAAACTAGCCACTAATCTCGCGTGTGATTTTAGACGGATGTTCAAGTTTCAACCACTAAGAGAATTGGTAGTTCATATATTGTGTATCCCCCTGTTTTATTGGCCATGTACACAGTCAAAAAGCCAATTCTAGACTTCCAGCGTTGAAACAAATTATCATCAGAGCTGAAGATGTAACTATCGAAACGAAAGCAGCACTGTGTGTCGACAGTAAAGCCTTGAGGAAAGTGTTTATAATAACACAAGGATCTGCAAAATTCGAATTGAACTGATACATATTTAAGAGGATCACTGGATTTGAATTATGCTGATTTAGCACAATTGTTTAACTAATTTATGAATGAGAACACAGCAACACATATGTACATATATAAGAACACATAACACTGTTGTGCATACTTGGTTTATCGAAATCCCTCTTCAACAACGCAGCCATCAATAGAAGAAAACGAAGCACCCGTTAAAACTAAAGGCAAAACAGAAACCTTAACAAAGTTTTTATACAAAACACACAACAATCACAGATCTTTATTGTTAAGAACATAGATCTTTGCTGTAACAACTGCGTGTCATCTATTATCCAAAGTAGAATGTTGTGTTCCTGTGGCTGGAATTCTTCTTTCTAAGCATAAGCTTTCTAAGAAAACTAAGTCGCCCTCCCTTCCTTCTGCTCGGAAAAATCACCAATGCCCCTTCATTTGAACTTCTAGTTTTGTGCTTAGACCCCGTATGTGCTTTATCTGGAGGGACAGATTGGACGCCTGATTTAGTCATGCTTATGACTTCTTTGGTCTTAGGGGACTCTAAGGGCTGCAATTTGGCACGATCTTCGAGTAACATCTGATCGCGTAGAGATGGACGTAGCTTAAACTTGTTAATGCTCTTGTCTGTGATGGATAGAACCTTGTCTACTACTGCCATTTCTTTGGCTGAACCTAGTGCTTTAAGATGCTTTCCCAGCTTGAGTATGGTTTCTTCACATTCTGCCAACTTTTCTGATGCTCTTGTTATCTCCATTCCCTGCCAGTTTCAACAATCATTTTGTTAGTAATGTAAGGATGCCCATATGATACACGAGAAGATAGGAAATCGAGCTGGGGCAAAAAGAGAACGATTTAATGTATTTGGGGGacgaattttgaatttttagagAAATCGTGCATAAAAGTTTCGTATTTTTTCACTATATCGGGTGAGACGTACCTCGTAAGCTATTTATGTCCCAATTGTAATATATTGTATATCATGTATATTTATACTGAGATGATGGTAATCAGCCGCCGTCTAGTTCAGTCATTATAACATAGAATCATGTATACAGCAAGTGTGTGCAGTTTCAATAAAAGAACACCACCACAAAACTTCATTTTACCCCTGAATGGTCAAATGAAAAACACGATCACTCAAGTTACACGTGTATAAATAATGAAAGCTTACTGTTTggagaagctcttctggattcTCTTTGTCCACTGAATGCTGGTAGGTGGTATTGCTATTCATCAAATGTTGGGGGAGTCAATTTTTTGAACTGATTCTTCAAAATGTTGAAATAAAGAAAAACTAAAGGTACCTCTTAAGTTGTAGTTGTAGCTGAAGTTCAAGGCACATTCCTTCCAGTTCTTCACAACATTGGGTTTTATTATCCAACACTACTTCAGCAGTAGATAGCTTCTGCACAATTTCATTGAGCTTAGCTTTGGTAACAGAAAGTCGGGTTTCAAGAACCTGGACTTGATCATCCAAGAGTTTCTTCGATTCTTTCAAGAGTTCCATCTCATCTTGCAGATTTGTAACTCTTTGCTGTGATTGCTGAAGTTTATGCAGCAATGCCTCATTCTTCTGTTTGGTTGCCTCGAAATCTTTCTCTGAAGATTTTATGGAGTTTAACTCATTCTTCAGTCCTGTAATTTGTGTTTGAAAACTTGAATGAATCTTCTCCATTTCAAGCATGAGATTCTGCACAGATTCAAGATTAAATGCAGTTCCAGGCCCATCCCCACCTAAGTGCTTCTTGAATTCATCCCTAACTGTTGATTTTTTCATTTCAGATCCATAAATTTCATTGCTCGATTCTTCAAGAGACGTGCCAGGGGAAGTTGATGTTGAAGATTTCCATGTAAGGTAACCACTGATGGGACGTATCTGAGACATCTCAGGATGCATCGCACTGTTCAAAACAAGCCTGATGTCTTCAAGAAGTTCGCCGATGCTTCTTTTTGAAAACTCACTTTCCTTCAAAACCACATCAGTCACATCTTGAAGCCAATCCCTTGGTTTTCTTGAAGACCTATCTTCTGGAAACTTGGGTTGTTCCATTGGAACAAGTTCCATGTTCGTGGAAATCAGACGATTCCCATCTCTCTCCTTCGAGGAATCTGATAACGAGTGGCTCTTTTCAGAAGCAGAATACGATCTGGTATATGGGGTGTCAACGGAAACTATTGCTAGTTTCTCCATCTCGACAAAATCGTCCATTAATCTCATATCAGAAGAAGCTCCAATCATTCTGCATTCAAGTGCAGAAGAGTCCCAAGCACTAGCCTCACTTGAATTCTTCAATTTCAGCAGATATATGATTTCCTCATCTTTCTTAGCCACACACTCTTTAAGAATCTTGTTTTCTTTCTCCAAATCTTTCACTTGATCAAGTAAAAAGAAGACCTTTTTACTTGCGTCTTCAGGGACTAAACCACAAGTGGTTGTACCTTTCTTCCTCCTAACATCAATCTGATTTCTTCCCACTATTTCAACATTACTCTTTACATTCACCAAGAAATCTGGACTCGGGAGACTTTTACGTGTCAAAGCACGTAACCTCTGGCATTCGGTTTCCAActtcttcattttcttcacGTTATCCAAGTTTTGCTTCTGTGAAGCCTCAACAGAAAGTCGGCCGTATTCCAAATCTTCATTTCGAATTTCGAGTTCCTTCTCAAGAACCCGAAACTCGTATCTCAGAAACACATTTTCTTTCTCAACAGAGTCCAATCTTGCCAACAAAGCTTTTAACTCTGCTTCTGTTTGACACTTGTAATTGTTCAGATCTTCAATCAGTTTCTCTTTTACTGATAAGGCCTTGCTAAGATAAGAACTCTCGACCGCCGAATCTGCAAGCCTTTTTCTCGTTTCCACCAACTTCTCCTCGAGCTTTTTTTGTGAGTTCTTGAATTCAAGGGTCGTTTTCATGACAGCATCCCGGGTGCTTTTATCGTGATGTTCTTGAATTCGGCTCAGTTGATCCATACTAACTTTCAACGCAGAGTTTGATTGGGATAATCTTTCATCTGCAAGCACTTTTTCTTGCTTAGTTTCATCTAGTTCTTGTCTTAGACGCATCAATTCTTCCTCTGCTTTCAGCTTGTCTGAATTTGATCCAAACAAAAACTAGATGAGCCTCGAACATACAACAAACAAACAAGCCAAATCTGATTATTTCATTTGAAAACTATTCAAATATCATATGATATTTCAACCAATACATTTTGTTCATTAAATTTCCAAGTCATCATTCACATGTTGCTAAAACATTTTACCTCGAACTAGTAATTGTGACGCACACTTTTTGTGGGCATTAAATATCATCTTTTTCGTATTTTTTTCATACATGTCCTGGGAAGATCTATCTAAACTAGATAAATTACCCAATCAGATGAGATTTACTCACCATGCCATTAGGTCAGGATCCTTCACTTTAGTAAAATCTTAGAATGCTttaaatagaataaaaaatcatattttcgtcagtagtttgattttgcatgaattttaaatttataaataattaaagaagtttgaaaataagaaaatgCTATATGTTAAAATAATTGTGTATTTTATGAGCGCATGTGACCTTGCACAGCATCTCCTGCAATTTTTCTCTGCTCCTGCACAATATCATCTTTAGCAGAAGATTCTTCAAGCACAAAAGCCAATCTTTCAATCAAAGATTTCTCAACATCACTTGGATATGATTGCACCTATAAATTCCATTATATACAAAAATATCACATTGATCTTGTCATTTTAATTTGTAAGCTTataaatttccaaaaataaatttagaacatataataattatattacctCCTCCCCATTTGCAAGTATTGTCTTCTCTGAAGATCTTTTCCTCCATAACCAAGTTTTCTGGTCCATTATACCTTCTTGATTTCCAGTAATGAGAATGgcagaaattatttttttaatctgtTTACAGAAACAACAAACAACCTGGCTGTATACTTCAATTCTTGAATATATTTGGTAGCTTAAAGTTTGTAATTGGAGTTTATATTCATTTGTAATGAGGGAAGAAGTACAGCTTTTATTTCAAGTTCCACCGACAAGAATTGCAGTGGGTGAATTTTGGGGTTAACTCAACAGTGAAAATGTGAATCATTTACATGGCagagttaaaaaaaatatatgtttgtAATTTAAGAAGGGAAATTtaccattttatttaatttttacgaGAAATTCGTTTGCTTTTGCTTTGTTAACAGTTCGTTTATGGTTTTAATATactaatttttatatttgtttaattttatttttttgtggtGTCGAAACATTGTGTTGTGttagtttcaaaaaaaaaaaacattgtgTTGTGTTATCAAAAAATATCGATGTAACATTGAATATTGTTGTATGATTGGTGTTATATcaatattttgatttaaaaaaatgtttacaattgcaaaaaatacaatttaatgTAGTAAGACCATAATCGatcaataatattattaaaaaaatgtaaataaCAAGattaaaaaatgttatttttctattttatttttaaaaaaatgtaatttcttCTTTTAAGAAAGGACAATTAAACGTCATTTTTAGaattattttttcttctttacaTCCTCGATATAATCATTACATTTTCTATTCGAATCTTATCATTTCTTGAAAAAGTTTATGTTACACTTTTGGATTTTGAAAACACCCacaaattatttaaacaaatcatatataaaAGAATAATTCTCTTGTGAAACaatttcacaaattttatttgtgagacgagtcaattctaccgatattcacaataaaaaataatactcttagcataaaaaataatactttttaatgaatgacccaaataagagattcgtctcacaaaatacgactcgtaagaccgtctcacacaagtttttgtctacgTAAAATGGTGTTGCCAAAATGAATTTccttttattaaatatttaaaattattttgtgcggaatatatttatcaattatttttttaatgaatattttttcACTATATATGTTAATTTCATATGTCTAAGATGGATCGTGTTAAAAATTGAAAGGCTAGCAGAAAAAGACAAAAAGTCAAGAAAGGCATGAAACAAAACGAGTGgttgtaataaaaaattaatggataattatttaatttaaatgttgaTCGACGGGGACTAGTTGAGTGGATGTATGTGAAATGACATGCAAAATTAATTTGATGTTACATATATACATTACCGGGAGATTTTGAGACAAATCTTAAATTGTCCATGTATTGTCattagataaaaatttgtgtgagacgatctcacgaatcgtattttgtgagatagatttcttatttgagtcatccatggaaaattattattttttataattttttatgctaatagtattaatttttattgtgaatatcgataaggttgacatgtttcacagataaagattcgtgagatcgtctcacaagagacctactaatCGTCATTTTATCTAACTATAAATTTATCGTGAGAtatgtataaatttatgttagaTTGATTTGTATAAAGTAAATTTTGAcccttatttattttttattttaatagaaaataaatattttatgatataattAGTTAAGATCAGGAGCTTCAGTTAGAGTAAGTGAATAAGCAATTTACcaaaaaaatcctcgaaaattcAGTTAGGTTAGCAATTCTTGAATATTATCTTAGTTAGTTTAGCTCAACAAGCCAATAAAGTGCTAATGTGCGGAAAGAGACTTGCTGAACTATTTTGAACAGTAATACAATGAGCTGCGAGACTATTATTTAACTTGACTAAGTAAGTTATAAAAAGTAAAGTGCAAAATCAATTGTTTACGGAAATTCGAGCGATTGTGGTGTAATCATTCTACGTCTCTTTTTCTTTCGTTGTCAAAAAGATTTCACTAAGTATTTATGAGCAGTTTGCAAAAACTCACTTCAGTAGGGCTTATTTCTGCTTACTGGAACTCATAAGAATCACTCAACTCAACAATCTGACTCTAAAGACTTTTTTGTCAGTTTGCAAGTAGTTTTGAAACAACAAACtagcacaatttgatcatcacaatggatgaataaaattttaagtGTGTGATTCAGTTGCTCTTGATGTGTAGTAATACAAAATAATTTCTTGAGAGTGCAATTGTAGAGTTTGATAAGTTCAAACACTTGTCATTTTATAAAAGAATTCCAATATTCAAATCTGAACAACTCTTTTTGAATCAAACTTATTCGTAACAAAAAAAGCATCTTTATTGTTCTTTCCAGAAATAGTACAGACATGTAATATGCATGGATTTTGACACTTAATGGTTCCGAAAAAGTGTTATCTACAGATAATATTGATCTGATTTCACAAGTCTGACTGAATAATGTTTTTATGTTCTGACGGAATAATGTTATGATAGATTGAGGAGTAATTATAAACGGCTCTAAGTCTGATTTGTTAGGGCACCCACAATGGGGTGTTAAATCGGTGTTATAACACCCATTTAACACCCCTCTCCATTGTGAGTGTGCGTTATAACACCCACTCACAGGAGAGAGGGTATGGGACGTTCAATTCTTTGAACGTCCCCCTGTGTcagtttaattttttaaaaaaattggaaaaaccgtcgctattagcgacaggTTTTTagaaaccgtcgctgatttgCTGACACGCAGACCCCacgtgttttgaattattttaattatattttatattttatgaacgCCCCTCTGTCcggttatttttttaataaaattggacatttagcgacggttcacGTGACAAATTGGTACAACGATGAAGGTGACGAACCCGCACGACCCATCCAGGGCTCAAACCGAGAATTTCATGAATATCTCCGAACAAATTCCGAAATACGTGACACTCATGTGCATCACCAACTTCGTGCCGACTTAGTTGAACATATTTGGtcacaatacaacaacaatCCTTGAATTAGTattttgcatcttctcttaagtttaatttattttcttttatttttatgcaagtgtatttattatatgttgtaccgttttatttaggtttataataaatttttaattttaaataagtgacactcataaaattaaattattttacgtactaaatatataaaaacatattattattaatataaaatactaataatttaaatttcttaaaaaatttgaaattgaatttatttaatttaaagtaagaataagatgaatgagtggacagcgggacctacaaataatgagtgtgattgttaaaatgaatgtgggagAATAGAATGTGTTAATGTAATATGTATGTGACATGTGGACCCTACGATTTTTGATGAAGTGATGGATATTATAACACCCACGGGGTGCTTTTATGAATTCAATGAggtttgagtttttattttattttatttttttattttatttaatatttagtaTCAATCGATAACACGCTTGAGGAACAAAGAGATCTAGAGCATTAATTATGCTTGTCGActtgaagagaaaaaaaaaaagaaaaagaaaggaatTTTGGGTAGTTGTGGAAGATATTATCCATTTAATATTTTTCCAGCAGTTTATCTATTATTTTAGGAAAAGAACTATGGTACAAATAGTAAAAATTACTTCTTTTTTtcttaataataaaataatcgaATTCTAAAACATTTCACTAAATAAAATCTaattttcacaaaaaaaaaataacaatataTTTCCTTTTTGATTATTATATTTCAAAGCAACACATTGCCCTACTTTGATGCCTTAATTGCATTTGGGCTAAAGTTTTTCCTCTGCAATGGTACCAAAAGGAATCAATCTAGTAATCTTTtcgttttgtttttatttacttttttcaTTAAATAGATATCTTTTGACTTTCTATCATAATTTATGTGATGGAATATCACTTTGGTGTTTTATTGGAATGTGGTTGAGTCCAGCTAGATTGTATGAGTATGTTATGACTTATTGATCGATTGATAACAAATTTCTAAGTTTGGAACGATGTATTGAGTTTGATATTTAACTTGTAACAAacaaataaaagtaaaaaattattatgttaTTTGACCATAATACAATCATATTtatgagtttttatttttatgtaaatttATGTTTATAACATGTACTTTTGTgctaggcaaaaacttgtgtgagacggtttcacgtgttgtattttgtgagacatgtctcttatttgagtcattcatgaaaaattattaatttttatgctaagagtattattttttattgtgaatatcggtagagtttgTTGTTCAAAATATACCGAATAGTACAGGGCAGATATGTGCAAAGCCATCAAATCAATATATTTGATCAAAACAGTAGTACAATGCTTAAATAAATCAAACCGAGGCATGTATGAAATACAgtgtccttaaaacagattcgtcccctccggtatgtgcttcgaggatgaacttggacgtctgtttcctaggatacaacggaacaaccagCAGTACCCTAGCACGAGGCACCACTATGGCGAACTGAAAAGTACTTGAACTATATCACGAGGACAGAGTAACGGTATAGGAACAGCAGCCGAGACAGCAAAGTGAAGCTTCGAAAATACGAGAATGTAGGAGAGTGTGTTGATTCTGTTTTCGAAGGACTAGGTTGCCTCTATATATAGGCACAGTCACATCCGAAAGGCCACCCCAGCTGGAGCACCAACAGTCACGCAGGCCATATGAAGAGTCGGGCATATGAAAGGTCATTcataactgaaatttcgaaaaaaatatAGCAAAAGCCAGGTGAACTTTTGTGGAAAATTTTGCCTTGATCAGTCCGATATTCGACGCACCCAGGTCGCGCTCGTACGCTTGCTCACAAGTCAAGTCTTTTTCCACTGCAAATCGGGCCCATGATTTGCACCCCCTGCGCCGGCGTGCGCGAGAGAAAGCCTCTTGACCAATCATTGTTACACCTCCACAAAGTGTAAAATAATATAAGCTCACCAATGCCATGTTCTTTTTTCTATGTGCGACACTTCCCACTTACCATCCACAAACTTGTTCAATTTCTCATTCAAATGGACCAAGCCCAATACATAAGTCCAacagagttgacccgtctcacggataaagattcatgagacagtctcacaagagacctactctttgtGTTATTGTGAAAGCTATTAATTTGTtgataattttatgataaatcaTAAAAGTTAATAGGAGTTTTGATTGATGATCAAAATTTTCTTTCAAGAAACTAGAAATTAATGAGGCAAAACTGTAATTCAAAGACTACAACTATATACAAACAatagataatttaatttatgcaataaCAATGTAAATCTAGGTTTTCggaattaaatatttgacaTACGGAGTTCGTGTAatcatataaaatttaattaaaattcatataatTTGACATGGATCTTAGAACTCATGATAATCACATTCATATTTATgtataaaacaattaaaatactaatcttGAGTagccatttatttatttttgttgaaaaataaagAAACGATTTATCTCTCTTTCCTTCTCTTAAGCCACACAACATTCTTTTTCTTGATAAATAAACGATATCTATTTAATATTGGATCATCGAATGAGATGAAAAATACCCAACACCAACCCGAATAACATCGGGTACGGGTTAATATTGGGCCGTATTAAACCCTTTAAACCCCATAAATGATATCCTTATTGAAATTTGGTGTCTAGGTCTATATGTTGTGTATGTAGTTTCCATGACTTATgatagacatgaattaattgtggcgatgaaaataaaaaccagcagaccagcagcactctttaagaaaacagtagacaaaaagaaaatcagaagctactggtctagtaaaacaaaagcagtagaaaggatagaaaaacagaatcagtagaagatgttgcctaacgtgactactttaaatgttaccgttaaagttaccaagtactagtattaattgcagcattaaatactatacggagtcatttaattcactttaccgagtttagtataaaacagactgattgttttatagcttttctgcaggaaccttttttttggtaataaagctgactctatcagaaatctgaagacatcttctgatcataaacgttgaactcagtcgcttatatatacatagaacaaacccttacagaaagagagaactctacgcataatatcttttcaaggatcaacgctatttcactcaacgagacaacctcgaaattccttgataactttgagttcaacacaaagaaaagtagcacacgcttcatagcaaatatctgatcttttgaagatcatcttgtgctactgattcttacactcttcacaatcttttacaacacttatactttatcaggaagagcttgtaatctgaaaagagtcttttcagaacttttgtatcacgttctttttgaatcgagtaactaagagtttcagtaggcaaaggtgtaagtccttctgaagtgggtgtgtacaagagttgtactgtaatatccaaagtcttttagttataccttctggaaacaggagaaggggaaacgtagaagatttcatcttcgaacttccataaacaactactgcctactgttattattgtctttcacttacttcatcagattgtttccgcacctataattgtaatctaggtgaaggtatacgcaacaagataaactactatctctaacaggattttagtacctcatcaaaagaaaggaaaaacgagtagagtttattcaacccccctctaaactcaacttcgatcCTCAACAACTTATGTATTAGTTACTTCTATACACTTGTCACGTTTAATAGCGAATGATGCGTTGAcacaaaatatatatgtttaatgatttttaaccaAATATTGTTTATTACATGATGTCCGAGTGCGAATTAAGATATTTGTGAGTAGCTTATGAACATCTCGGCCAAAATTCGAATCAAAATTGATTTGATCGAGCTCGAATACTTCGATTCTTCACTTTGATTAAGCTCGAGTAATATGATACTGAAATTCAACTCGACTAATGTGCACCCCTCACTTCATCACTATGCTATCAAGTCATTTAGCAAAAGCCAAGATTAAAAACCGACAAAAATTTAATGTTGAAGGTGGAAAGCCAAATATTGAACCCAAAAAACAGCTCACTTGAAAAACGGGGGAAAATCACTTCAGTTGCAAGAGCAGCAATTGATGTAATTAAGCACTTAGACGGTCCATCATTTTGACAGATTGAGAAATTGTCTTCAACCCATCTATTTTGTACGACGGGTCTATTCTATTTTcacatttataattataataatatatatatgttataagatatttaaatatcaaaataaaaataaaaataaaaatatattaattgacATATATGTGAAAAGTAATAAccattatttataaaataaatatattttataaaaaattattataaaaaacaCATTTAGtagaataaaaattaaaacattaaaaatatgattttaaaaaatatctataaattaccaattattaaaaaattatgcaACAAAAGGATGATATGATCATAATTTATTCATAATCATATTTAACCTTCTCAAATTATGTACGATGTTTGCTTGTGACtacaaatttatttatgtacAGTTTGGTACATAGGATATGATAACTAAGGGATATATAGTATAAAGATAAATCAAGGATAAATATAATGATAAGATAAAATGTtgaatgtttggtatgattttaacaagagtgattaaatttatatattgaattgtaatgacaaaattaactctatcacaaaaacttatatttcATTGTTATCAATATCTTGTAATTGCATATCTCAATTCTTAAAttacgatatatatatatatatatatatatatatatatatatatatttaacacacacacatgtatatatgtgtgtatatatatatatatttgcgtgtgtatatatatgtatctatatatttgtatatatgtatgtatttaataaacatttaacattaacttaaatgcatttaaattatttaaacaaaTGATCGATGCAAACAAATGAAATGAGAGAAGATAGGGTTTTGGATTTTTATAAATTGGGggtaattaagtcatttgtaatgtattttatcattacattaaaattatcacacctcTTACAAAGGATGTTTTATCCttctcaaaatttatttatcaaggGCCCAAGATATTATCATGGGCTTTTAAAAAGGTACCAAACGTGGGATAAGggggattatttatcaatctcaCCCTTATCTCGTGTACCAAACAATgcctaataattaaatcaatactGAAAAATTAAGCAATTTTGTTTTGATACAATTAGATTAATGGgtgaaatataataattaaaaaatgtaaaatataatCACACGAActactgtaaggcccgagaaatttatcctgttaatcaaaatgatttggcgataattattataatgtaTTCATAATGGAGAGGTGTTTATagacggaacagatcagaccgggagagtcgaaagaagatttgatatTTTGGAGCAATaaaagtccccgcgcacatgcgcgacatgtatgggcgcacattcGCGAGGAAGACAAAACCATGCGCGACCATGCGCGcgcatgcgcggaacgtccagagagttcggcgcacatgcgcggcggaaggcgcgcatatgcgcgagtgaagggatgtgcgagacagaacatctcgcgcatatgcgcgagaagataaatgcggaaggtgccgggccgaacctccggcgcatatgcgcggctttgtgcgcacatatgcgcgcggcatgcagaaTGTAAAAATGCCACTTGGTCTCTTGAAtgcaacgtgtgtgtgtgtgtgtgtgtgtgtgtgtgtatatatatatatatatatatataagacaaGCCTTATTCAGAAAGAAGCAAAAAGGAAGAAGGAAAAACGagggaagaagctccaattcctttcgggtgagaatttgagtgttacgcaaaatccgctcgtccgattttaaatccgacttggtttaatacttggaatttagtagttgaactttagaatagtttgaataattgttgtacattaatgtacttttatactgagatgtatattagttaaattcattacgttccgcacttacattttaaaaagaaaaatttttagaccctgtttagtttaattgataattaaatcccaaagatgattaagaagatgattagcgtccgggtccccacaacaggtggtatcagagcgatagatcctttagactgagatagaagaaaatgagcggggtagattgagttttctttccttgcatgtgattgctagcatgagatttattttaatgttgatttacattatgtatgctagcatgatactatgatttactgctttgaaatacatgttt from the Primulina tabacum isolate GXHZ01 chromosome 8, ASM2559414v2, whole genome shotgun sequence genome contains:
- the LOC142554189 gene encoding filament-like plant protein 7 — encoded protein: MDQKTWLWRKRSSEKTILANGEEVQSYPSDVEKSLIERLAFVLEESSAKDDIVQEQRKIAGDAVQDKLKAEEELMRLRQELDETKQEKVLADERLSQSNSALKVSMDQLSRIQEHHDKSTRDAVMKTTLEFKNSQKKLEEKLVETRKRLADSAVESSYLSKALSVKEKLIEDLNNYKCQTEAELKALLARLDSVEKENVFLRYEFRVLEKELEIRNEDLEYGRLSVEASQKQNLDNVKKMKKLETECQRLRALTRKSLPSPDFLVNVKSNVEIVGRNQIDVRRKKGTTTCGLVPEDASKKVFFLLDQVKDLEKENKILKECVAKKDEEIIYLLKLKNSSEASAWDSSALECRMIGASSDMRLMDDFVEMEKLAIVSVDTPYTRSYSASEKSHSLSDSSKERDGNRLISTNMELVPMEQPKFPEDRSSRKPRDWLQDVTDVVLKESEFSKRSIGELLEDIRLVLNSAMHPEMSQIRPISGYLTWKSSTSTSPGTSLEESSNEIYGSEMKKSTVRDEFKKHLGGDGPGTAFNLESVQNLMLEMEKIHSSFQTQITGLKNELNSIKSSEKDFEATKQKNEALLHKLQQSQQRVTNLQDEMELLKESKKLLDDQVQVLETRLSVTKAKLNEIVQKLSTAEVVLDNKTQCCEELEGMCLELQLQLQLKSNTTYQHSVDKENPEELLQTGMEITRASEKLAECEETILKLGKHLKALGSAKEMAVVDKVLSITDKSINKFKLRPSLRDQMLLEDRAKLQPLESPKTKEVISMTKSGVQSVPPDKAHTGSKHKTRSSNEGALVIFPSRRKGGRLSFLRKLMLRKKNSSHRNTTFYFG